A region of the Pseudoprevotella muciniphila genome:
CTATGGCTTCCGGTTTTGCCATTTGTGGGCGAATGACGGATACCGGATATTCCTTTACGATTTCATCATCCCGGGTGAGATGTGTCACAAATCTTGGGCGAACCATTTTTCCGCCATTGGCTATGCCATTATAGAAAGTGAGGGTGCTGATGGGTGGTATTTCCGTTTCGTATCCTATGCTCATCCAAGGTAATGTTGTTCCGCTCCACATTCTGGGTCGGATTTTTGGTATCGCATAACCGGGTATGGGGAGTTTCAGGTCTTCTCCGACTCCTAATTTATATATACCATTGATAAACGCTGTGGTATCTTTTCGATAGATGCGGTCTATTGTGGTGCTTACGGCAACGTTTGAAGAGCGTTCTATGGCTTCAGCCACTGTTATCATTCCTGCTCCTCCGTTTCTCCAACTGGCATCGCGCATTGTCCTGTCGTAGAACTTATGTGTGCCGTTTCCTGCGTTGGCGGGAGTGTTGAGTTCTATTTTGTCATCGTTGAATGCCACGAGGAAGGACATGGGTTTGAATACGGATCCCGGTGCAAGACGTTGTGAGAGTGCCCAGTTCTGTATGGGGTAGTATTTCCCATCTTTAGCCCTGCCTATCGTTGTGATAGCCTTAACGTCTCCTGTTTCCACCTCCATAAGTATGCACAATCCATACTCGGCACTGAGTTCTTCCAGTTTCTCTCTGAGTGCTTCTTCCACGATGTTTTGCATCACGACGTTGAGAGTGGTGTGCACATCGCAACCGTTAACAACAGGTGTGATGGGTATGTTGACCGTGGAGTTGTATTTCTTTTCTTTGATTTCCTTACCTGGCGTGCCTCTGAGTATTGTATCGAGCCCTACTTCCAGTCCATACATTGCAGTATCTTTTCCTGCATAGAATCGTCCTATTGTACGTTTTGCCAAGTTTCCGTACGGGTAGCATCGCCTGATGTGTTTCTCAGCATTGAAGTTGAACCACCTAATCTTTGCGAGCGATCGGATTTGGCTGTACTGTGTGTAGTTGATGTATCTTTTGCCGTTGAGTTTGAGGTGTCTGGCATTATTCTCTCTTCCTTTGAGAATGTGTGCTTTGTATTCTTCTGCCGTTTTGTCCTTTAACACTTCTGCCAGTAGTTCGCTGACAGAATCCACTTTTGCATAGAGTACAGAGTCGCGCTTGTGCTGGTCTTTTTTTCTTCTGTTGAGTGTGTCTTTCTCGTATGACATAAAGTCGAGGTAGATGTCGTATGCCGGCACTGTTGCAGCGAGTACTTCTCCTCCATCGGCATAGATATTGCCGCGTGAAGGCGGTATGGTGATAATTCTGTTGTTGGAAGAGTCTTTCACTGTAGTCCAGTATTTGCGCTCCACTGTCATGGTGTAGCCTGCCTTAGCCAGAATGGCAACGGCTGTCGCTATGAAAACAATAGCGATGACGATATATCTTGGTATAACTTTGCTTGATGGAAATCTCATTTTTTAATCCTCCTTTTCTTCTTTTTTATCCCCTTCGCCTGTTTCGAGACTGTACATGGGTTTGTTGGTGTGTTTTACATTTGGCGCTGAATCTTCCTTGACAGTGCCTTTTGTTGATGTGATTAGATTTTGAGCAGTGAGCAATTTGTAATTTCTGTCTTCAAGTGTGTCGCAGAGGTGTTTCCGCTCAATTTCTGCGTTGTCGTATGCGTATCTGTTGCTGACGAAGATGAGTGTCAGCACTACGCAAAATACGATAAAAAAGATGTACTTTCTGAACCACTGTCCGCTGAGCATATCTCCCCCTAACACCGATTTGAGCGTGAGTTTTGTACGCTGCTCGTTGTTGATGTCGATTGTGTCGTGCAAGGCCTTCCTTGCTTTTTCATTTGCTTTCTCTCTTGAGAGAATTCTTTCCTTTTCCTTTTTCCTGATTTCTAAGTCGTCCGTCATTTTCCTTTTTCTCCCTAAGCAGGAAGAACTTTTTTGATTTGTCTCCCTGCTTTGTTTTACCTTTTTCCTTTTCCTTGTTTTTCCTTTTTTCCTTTTATTAGTTTGTCCTCAGAATGTTTGTCCTCAGACTTTCTGCGCGATGCGCAGTTTTGCACTGCGGCTTCGCGGGTTCCTTTCCTGCTCTTC
Encoded here:
- a CDS encoding FtsL-like putative cell division protein; this translates as MTDDLEIRKKEKERILSREKANEKARKALHDTIDINNEQRTKLTLKSVLGGDMLSGQWFRKYIFFIVFCVVLTLIFVSNRYAYDNAEIERKHLCDTLEDRNYKLLTAQNLITSTKGTVKEDSAPNVKHTNKPMYSLETGEGDKKEEKED
- a CDS encoding penicillin-binding protein, with protein sequence MRFPSSKVIPRYIVIAIVFIATAVAILAKAGYTMTVERKYWTTVKDSSNNRIITIPPSRGNIYADGGEVLAATVPAYDIYLDFMSYEKDTLNRRKKDQHKRDSVLYAKVDSVSELLAEVLKDKTAEEYKAHILKGRENNARHLKLNGKRYINYTQYSQIRSLAKIRWFNFNAEKHIRRCYPYGNLAKRTIGRFYAGKDTAMYGLEVGLDTILRGTPGKEIKEKKYNSTVNIPITPVVNGCDVHTTLNVVMQNIVEEALREKLEELSAEYGLCILMEVETGDVKAITTIGRAKDGKYYPIQNWALSQRLAPGSVFKPMSFLVAFNDDKIELNTPANAGNGTHKFYDRTMRDASWRNGGAGMITVAEAIERSSNVAVSTTIDRIYRKDTTAFINGIYKLGVGEDLKLPIPGYAIPKIRPRMWSGTTLPWMSIGYETEIPPISTLTFYNGIANGGKMVRPRFVTHLTRDDEIVKEYPVSVIRPQMAKPEAIANIQECLSRVVKGKHATGKKARSEKFEIAGKTGTAQIWSDKGFQSQYIVSFAGYFPADKPKYSMIVCIKEGPGASGGGHCGPVFRKVAENVMALNLSTNYALATDSINAHMPTLSAGDMNAMERILTELNIENDLIGMNDNYYNWGSCNYNNDKAILATENTSGNVMPKVIGYGLRDAVFRLENLGLKVKAKGVGKVTMQSIAPGTKIARNQEVIIWLGNRKGNENDSTMTAQNNKDNPRKGNGNDQPKTKAVNPATPQKNGERKG